The following coding sequences are from one Aeromicrobium duanguangcaii window:
- a CDS encoding Jag family protein — translation MSDSDLEREGDIAADFLEELLDIADLDGDIDIDVDGDRAAVEIIGGNLSHLVGPDGEVLDALQELTRLAVYRETGDRSRLMLDVDGHRAARKAALVELAADAIEQVKADGEPLPLDPMSPFERKVIHDAVADAGLRSESDGAGPTRHVVVLPAE, via the coding sequence ATGAGTGACAGCGATCTGGAACGCGAAGGCGACATCGCGGCCGACTTCCTCGAGGAGCTGCTCGACATCGCTGACCTCGACGGCGACATCGACATCGACGTGGACGGTGATCGTGCCGCGGTCGAGATCATCGGCGGCAACCTGAGTCACCTCGTGGGTCCCGATGGCGAGGTGCTCGATGCGCTGCAGGAGCTGACCCGCCTGGCGGTCTACCGCGAGACCGGCGACCGCAGCCGGCTGATGCTGGACGTCGACGGACACCGTGCCGCCCGCAAGGCCGCTCTCGTCGAGCTGGCCGCGGACGCGATCGAGCAGGTCAAGGCTGACGGGGAGCCGCTGCCCCTCGATCCCATGTCCCCCTTCGAGCGCAAGGTCATTCACGACGCGGTCGCTGATGCGGGACTCCGTAGCGAGTCGGACGGCGCCGGGCCTACTCGCCACGTCGTCGTACTGCCGGCCGAGTGA
- the yidC gene encoding membrane protein insertase YidC, which produces MFDFLGSIGGAIMTPLYYFTSGIVLAWHWLFEQIGLDPNAGWSWALAIVGLTLTIRAMLIPLFVKQINSSRNMQLIQPQLQELRKKYGHDRERFAQEQMKLFQETGTNPFSSCMPLLLQMPIFFALFRVIDQASRKGADGAKGFLTGEQAESLANAEWLGGRIADTFMSSDHLETKIIAMIMVVAMCGTQFFTQKQLMTKNMTAEALNGPFAQQQKILLYVLPVVFAVSGVAFPLGVLVYWTTSNLWTAGQQYWVIRNNPAPGTPAFKAKQERDLAKGKTVQPDPAIQVETETEAQRIKRQQPKKKTRDQRRKSGSPQPKQAKPKPKQNKPAQEDPDE; this is translated from the coding sequence ATGTTCGACTTCCTAGGCAGCATCGGCGGCGCCATCATGACGCCGCTGTACTACTTCACGTCCGGCATCGTGCTCGCGTGGCACTGGCTGTTCGAGCAGATCGGCCTCGATCCGAACGCCGGATGGTCCTGGGCGCTGGCGATCGTGGGCCTCACGCTCACGATCCGTGCGATGTTGATCCCGCTGTTCGTCAAGCAGATCAACTCCAGTCGCAACATGCAGCTGATCCAGCCGCAGTTGCAGGAGCTGCGCAAGAAGTACGGCCACGACCGTGAGCGCTTCGCCCAGGAGCAGATGAAACTGTTCCAGGAGACGGGCACCAACCCCTTCTCCTCGTGCATGCCGCTGCTGTTGCAGATGCCGATCTTCTTCGCCCTGTTCCGCGTGATTGACCAGGCGTCGCGCAAGGGCGCCGACGGCGCGAAGGGCTTCCTGACCGGTGAGCAGGCCGAGTCCCTGGCCAACGCCGAGTGGCTGGGCGGCCGCATCGCCGACACGTTCATGTCGAGTGATCATCTCGAGACCAAGATCATCGCGATGATCATGGTCGTGGCCATGTGTGGCACGCAGTTCTTCACGCAGAAGCAACTGATGACCAAGAACATGACGGCCGAGGCGTTGAACGGTCCGTTCGCCCAGCAGCAGAAGATCCTCCTCTACGTCCTGCCCGTTGTCTTCGCCGTGTCTGGCGTCGCGTTCCCGCTCGGCGTGCTGGTCTACTGGACCACCTCGAACCTGTGGACGGCGGGCCAGCAGTACTGGGTCATCCGCAACAACCCGGCGCCCGGCACCCCCGCCTTCAAGGCCAAGCAGGAGCGCGACCTGGCCAAGGGCAAGACGGTCCAGCCCGATCCCGCGATCCAGGTCGAGACCGAGACCGAGGCTCAGCGCATCAAGCGCCAGCAGCCGAAGAAGAAGACGCGCGACCAGCGCCGCAAGAGCGGCTCCCCCCAGCCGAAGCAAGCCAAGCCGAAGCCGAAGCAGAACAAGCCCGCGCAGGAGGACCCCGATGAGTGA